One Brachyspira suanatina DNA segment encodes these proteins:
- the ligA gene encoding NAD-dependent DNA ligase LigA, protein MNIEEAKQKIEQLTETINYHNKLYYTDDNPEIEDYEYDKLFRELENLEREFPELKKDDSPTNKVGGTILEKFEKFEHPIAMYSLSNVMNEEEFLEFDNRMQKELNQSKIKYTVENKFDGLALELIYEKGKLIVASTRGDGQVGENVTNNVKMMNNVPKSIKEKNRLIVRGEALITKKDFEALNKEREELEEIPFANARNAASGGLRQLDSAESKKRRLKFFAYQIANYKDFDLTNEYKSMEFLSELGFTVEGVHPNIDVKKVLETYYDIQEKRSKMDYEIDGLVIKVDDVKHQEKLGFLSRAPRFAVAFKFKPEEKETVLKNIEVQVGRTGALTPVAKLEPVQVGGVTVSNVTLHNPNEIKSKDIRIGDTIVVIRSGDVIPKITRVVLEKRPADSKPFEFPKKCPVCGGDTAVTDGDVIVRCINEECPSKITRYIEYFVSKPAMNMERIGKEWIAVFTKSGLVKTPADLYKITRDDLFKFERMGEKLAGYMLESIENSKNTTLKRFIYALGIRQVGETTADLLAKYFTSIENFKKATIDDLQNIEGIGEISAKSIYDFLHNEKTLKLIDDLLAAGVNPVFEKVVTVESPLTGKNVVITGSIEGFTRNSAKEAAERLGATVQSAVSKNTNILIVGEKAGSKLKKAQDLGVEIMEADEFIKLANS, encoded by the coding sequence ATGAACATCGAAGAAGCTAAACAAAAAATTGAACAATTAACAGAAACTATTAATTACCATAACAAACTTTATTATACAGATGATAACCCTGAAATAGAAGACTATGAATATGATAAACTTTTCAGGGAATTGGAAAATCTTGAAAGAGAGTTCCCAGAATTAAAAAAAGATGACAGCCCTACTAATAAAGTGGGCGGCACTATATTAGAAAAGTTCGAGAAATTTGAACACCCTATTGCAATGTACTCACTTTCTAATGTTATGAATGAAGAAGAATTCTTGGAATTTGATAATAGAATGCAAAAGGAACTTAATCAAAGTAAGATTAAATACACAGTTGAAAATAAATTTGACGGTCTTGCTTTAGAGCTTATTTATGAAAAAGGAAAACTTATAGTAGCAAGCACAAGAGGTGACGGACAGGTTGGTGAAAATGTTACTAATAATGTTAAGATGATGAATAATGTTCCTAAAAGCATAAAAGAGAAAAACAGATTAATTGTAAGAGGCGAGGCATTAATAACAAAAAAAGATTTTGAGGCATTAAATAAAGAGAGAGAAGAACTTGAAGAAATCCCTTTTGCTAATGCCAGAAATGCAGCTTCTGGCGGATTAAGACAATTAGATAGTGCTGAAAGTAAAAAGAGAAGATTAAAATTCTTTGCTTATCAGATTGCCAATTATAAAGATTTTGATTTAACTAATGAATATAAATCAATGGAATTTTTATCAGAATTAGGATTCACAGTTGAAGGCGTTCACCCAAATATTGATGTTAAAAAAGTATTAGAAACTTATTATGATATACAAGAAAAAAGAAGCAAAATGGATTATGAGATTGACGGACTCGTAATAAAAGTTGATGATGTTAAGCATCAGGAGAAATTAGGATTCTTGTCACGTGCTCCAAGATTTGCAGTAGCATTCAAATTCAAGCCTGAAGAAAAAGAAACAGTATTAAAAAATATTGAAGTTCAAGTCGGACGTACCGGAGCATTAACACCAGTTGCAAAATTAGAGCCTGTTCAAGTTGGAGGTGTTACTGTTTCAAATGTTACACTTCATAATCCTAACGAGATAAAATCAAAAGATATAAGAATCGGTGATACTATTGTAGTTATTCGTTCTGGAGATGTTATACCAAAGATTACAAGAGTAGTATTAGAAAAACGTCCTGCAGACAGTAAGCCTTTTGAGTTCCCTAAAAAATGTCCTGTTTGCGGAGGCGATACTGCTGTAACTGACGGCGATGTAATTGTAAGATGTATTAATGAAGAATGCCCAAGTAAGATTACAAGATATATAGAATATTTTGTTTCAAAACCTGCTATGAATATGGAGAGAATAGGAAAGGAGTGGATTGCAGTATTTACAAAAAGCGGACTTGTTAAAACTCCAGCTGACCTTTACAAGATAACAAGAGATGATTTATTCAAGTTTGAAAGAATGGGCGAGAAATTAGCAGGATACATGCTTGAATCTATTGAGAATAGTAAAAACACTACTTTAAAAAGATTTATATATGCATTAGGTATTCGTCAGGTTGGAGAAACTACTGCTGACTTACTAGCTAAATATTTCACATCAATAGAGAATTTCAAAAAGGCTACTATTGATGATTTACAAAATATTGAAGGAATAGGCGAGATCAGTGCTAAAAGTATTTATGATTTCCTTCATAATGAAAAGACATTAAAACTAATAGATGACTTACTTGCTGCAGGAGTTAATCCGGTATTTGAAAAAGTTGTAACAGTGGAATCTCCTCTTACTGGAAAGAATGTTGTAATAACAGGTTCAATAGAAGGCTTTACAAGGAATTCGGCAAAAGAAGCTGCTGAAAGATTAGGAGCAACTGTTCAATCTGCTGTATCAAAAAATACAAACATTTTGATTGTAGGTGAGAAAGCAGGAAGCAAACTTAAAAAAGCTCAGGATTTGGGTGTAGAGATAATGGAAGCTGATGAGTTTATAAAGCTTGCTAATAGCTAA
- a CDS encoding Bor/Iss family lipoprotein — MVKVIILLSIISIFALSCSYQHRHLVGDGPQTGVTLTRKQWYALWGLVPVNDVDVERLAGGSENYEIYTRSNAGDFFINLFTGIIGFTSRTVTVRK, encoded by the coding sequence ATGGTAAAAGTGATAATTTTACTCTCAATCATTTCTATATTTGCCCTTTCATGCTCTTATCAGCATAGGCATTTGGTTGGAGATGGTCCTCAAACCGGAGTTACTTTGACAAGAAAGCAATGGTATGCTTTATGGGGATTAGTGCCTGTAAACGATGTTGATGTTGAAAGACTAGCAGGTGGAAGTGAAAATTATGAAATATATACTAGAAGCAATGCTGGAGATTTCTTCATTAATCTATTTACAGGAATAATTGGTTTTACAAGCAGAACTGTAACTGTAAGAAAATAA